One genomic window of Clostridioides sp. ES-S-0054-01 includes the following:
- a CDS encoding SDR family oxidoreductase: MKNKTVLITGGSRGIGKAMSKAFAKEGYNVLINFNKSESEAKELFTILNEKNFSVKLFKADVSNREDVENMIDYCVKEFGGLDVLVNNAAISQDKLFTDITDEDWDNMMNINLKGSFYCSQVALKYMISEKKGNIINISSIWGISGASCEVHYSITKAGIIGMTKALAKEVGPSNIRVNSIAPGVINTDMLSGYNEEDINFLVEETPLMRLGTSEDIANCAIFLASDKSNFITGQVISPNGGFVI, encoded by the coding sequence ATGAAAAATAAAACAGTTTTAATTACAGGAGGCTCTAGAGGTATTGGTAAAGCTATGTCTAAAGCTTTTGCAAAAGAAGGTTACAATGTATTAATAAATTTTAATAAGTCAGAAAGTGAAGCTAAAGAGTTGTTTACTATATTAAATGAAAAAAATTTTTCTGTAAAACTTTTTAAGGCTGATGTTTCAAATAGAGAAGATGTAGAGAATATGATAGATTATTGTGTAAAGGAATTTGGAGGTTTGGATGTACTTGTGAACAATGCTGCTATAAGTCAAGATAAGTTGTTTACAGATATAACTGACGAAGACTGGGATAATATGATGAATATTAATTTAAAGGGAAGCTTTTATTGTTCACAAGTTGCTTTAAAATACATGATATCAGAAAAAAAAGGAAATATAATTAATATATCTTCAATTTGGGGTATATCAGGTGCTTCTTGTGAAGTGCATTATTCTATAACAAAAGCAGGTATAATAGGAATGACAAAGGCATTAGCTAAAGAAGTAGGTCCATCAAATATTAGAGTAAATAGTATAGCTCCAGGTGTTATTAATACTGACATGTTGTCTGGATATAATGAAGAAGATATAAATTTTCTTGTAGAAGAAACTCCTCTAATGAGGCTAGGAACTTCAGAAGATATAGCAAATTGTGCTATTTTCTTGGCATCAGATAAATCAAATTTTATCACTGGTCAAGTAATTAGTCCAAACGGAGGATTTGTTATTTAA
- the pknB gene encoding Stk1 family PASTA domain-containing Ser/Thr kinase yields the protein MGDTILGNRYEIIRKIGDGGMAFVYEAKDRLLNRTVALKVLRPEFVDDDEFLTKFKREAEAVASLSHPNIVNVYDVGEDGKVHYIVMEFVDGKNLKEIIQDEGILDEYTALDITKQIAMALSAAHKKGIIHRDIKPHNILISNEGRVVKVADFGIAKAVSNSTMTNIGSIIGSVHYFSPEQAKGKFVTNNADLYSLGIVLYEMLIGKVPFRGDSPISIALQHINDDIDFTSEEKVRIPQSVRTTIKKLTEKSSADRYQTAEELIEDIEYIEKNIDLDFIKEYDDFATKKIDEKEINKVVNPTFAKPAPERVVKPVEVADLDDDEDYYDDFYEEDEDEEEEEIMRAKKNQRPKNTPSKRTKKKKKKQESPKSRRRLKVIAAVLILILCAQVFLAYKFLFAGGFGSKSLTVPNLVNMTLEEAQSAVEKEGLSLSVKSEEYSSEVDENCIISQTPEGGSTNVKEGDTINVVVSKGSNQASVPNVVGLTLSNAKQLIEENNLKVGTVKYEYSSIYKEGTVLNQSPGANSSRVQEGDEINLYVSKGSEKSYTQTPTTPNKTPTTPDDNTTTEPGSNSGNGGGNSGGSNSGTSGGNSGNNGGNSGGSNSGNNGGNSGGSNSGDNGGNSGGSNSGDNGDNSGGSSSGGSNSGDNGGNSGGSSSGGNGETPSGTGGNTGKTE from the coding sequence GTGGGAGATACAATTTTAGGAAATCGATATGAAATCATCAGGAAGATTGGTGATGGAGGAATGGCCTTTGTATATGAGGCTAAAGACAGGTTATTAAACAGGACTGTTGCACTTAAGGTACTTAGACCTGAATTTGTAGATGACGATGAATTTTTAACAAAGTTTAAAAGAGAGGCAGAGGCAGTAGCAAGTCTTTCCCATCCAAATATAGTAAATGTTTATGATGTTGGTGAAGATGGAAAAGTTCACTACATTGTAATGGAATTTGTAGATGGGAAGAATTTAAAAGAGATTATACAAGATGAAGGTATATTAGATGAATATACTGCACTAGATATAACAAAACAAATAGCTATGGCACTTAGTGCTGCACATAAAAAGGGGATTATACATAGAGATATAAAACCTCATAATATTCTCATATCTAATGAAGGAAGAGTAGTAAAAGTAGCTGACTTTGGTATAGCCAAAGCTGTTTCAAATTCAACAATGACAAATATTGGTAGTATAATAGGTTCAGTGCACTATTTTTCGCCAGAACAAGCTAAAGGTAAATTTGTAACTAATAATGCTGACCTGTATTCTTTAGGTATAGTTTTATATGAAATGTTGATAGGAAAAGTTCCGTTTAGGGGAGATAGCCCAATTTCTATAGCCCTTCAACATATTAATGATGATATAGACTTTACATCAGAAGAAAAAGTTAGAATTCCTCAAAGTGTAAGAACTACAATAAAAAAGCTTACAGAAAAATCTAGTGCAGATAGATATCAAACTGCTGAAGAGTTGATAGAAGATATAGAGTATATAGAAAAAAACATTGATTTAGATTTTATAAAAGAATATGATGATTTTGCAACTAAAAAAATTGATGAAAAGGAAATTAATAAGGTTGTAAATCCAACATTTGCAAAACCAGCTCCTGAAAGAGTGGTTAAGCCTGTTGAAGTAGCTGATTTGGATGATGATGAAGATTACTATGATGATTTTTATGAAGAAGATGAAGATGAAGAAGAGGAAGAGATAATGAGAGCTAAAAAGAATCAAAGACCTAAGAATACTCCAAGTAAGAGAACTAAGAAAAAGAAGAAAAAACAGGAAAGCCCAAAATCTAGAAGAAGATTAAAAGTAATTGCAGCTGTTTTAATATTGATATTATGTGCTCAAGTATTCTTAGCATATAAGTTTTTATTTGCTGGAGGATTTGGCAGTAAATCTTTGACTGTCCCTAATCTTGTAAATATGACATTAGAAGAAGCTCAAAGTGCTGTTGAAAAAGAAGGATTATCCTTAAGTGTAAAAAGTGAAGAGTATAGTAGTGAAGTTGATGAAAATTGTATAATATCACAGACACCTGAAGGTGGAAGTACAAATGTCAAAGAGGGTGATACTATAAATGTTGTTGTAAGTAAAGGTTCAAATCAGGCTTCTGTTCCTAACGTAGTGGGACTTACTTTAAGTAATGCAAAACAACTTATTGAAGAAAACAACTTAAAAGTGGGAACTGTTAAGTATGAATATAGTTCAATATATAAAGAAGGTACGGTTCTAAACCAGAGTCCAGGAGCTAACTCATCAAGAGTACAAGAAGGTGATGAGATAAACTTATATGTAAGTAAAGGTTCAGAGAAGTCATATACACAGACTCCGACAACACCAAATAAAACACCAACTACACCAGATGATAATACTACAACGGAACCTGGTTCAAACTCAGGAAACGGTGGAGGAAATTCAGGAGGTTCAAATTCAGGAACTAGTGGAGGAAACTCAGGAAATAATGGAGGAAATTCAGGAGGCTCAAACTCAGGAAATAATGGAGGAAACTCAGGAGGCTCAAACTCAGGAGATAATGGAGGAAACTCAGGAGGTTCAAATTCAGGAGATAATGGGGATAATTCAGGAGGCTCAAGTTCAGGAGGCTCAAACTCAGGAGATAATGGAGGAAACTCAGGAGGTTCAAGTTCAGGAGGTAACGGAGAAACTCCATCAGGCACTGGTGGAAATACTGGTAAAACAGAATAA
- a CDS encoding Stp1/IreP family PP2C-type Ser/Thr phosphatase → MVYSCASHIGKIRKNNEDYCEGEVIDTEHGPIGIFAIADGMGGHKKGEVASKLAVENIIDFLKENLLQHDNVKIDYIDDILKQAYNSVNSIVHKKSMEDIEFEGMGTTLVTAIVYNNVLYVANVGDSRCYLLTDEKFDKITIDHSVVEELMMAHVITEEEARRHPQRNRITRAIGTDDMVVVDIFKKEIKKSDIILLATDGLTGFINDEDIRDLILDYEYERISNISEELISMANDVSGKDNVSVIVIKV, encoded by the coding sequence ATGGTTTATAGTTGTGCCTCCCATATAGGAAAAATAAGAAAAAACAATGAAGACTATTGTGAGGGAGAAGTTATAGATACAGAACATGGTCCAATAGGAATATTTGCCATAGCTGATGGAATGGGTGGACATAAAAAAGGTGAAGTCGCCAGTAAATTAGCAGTAGAAAATATAATTGATTTTCTAAAAGAAAACTTATTACAACATGATAATGTAAAAATAGACTATATAGATGATATATTAAAACAGGCTTATAATAGTGTAAACTCAATTGTGCACAAAAAATCTATGGAAGATATAGAATTTGAAGGAATGGGAACTACATTAGTTACAGCTATAGTGTATAATAATGTCTTATATGTGGCAAATGTTGGAGATAGCAGATGTTATTTGTTAACAGATGAAAAATTTGATAAAATAACTATAGACCATTCCGTAGTTGAAGAACTTATGATGGCCCACGTTATTACAGAAGAAGAGGCGAGAAGACATCCACAGAGGAATAGAATAACTAGAGCAATTGGAACAGATGATATGGTTGTTGTAGATATTTTTAAGAAAGAAATCAAAAAAAGTGATATAATACTTCTTGCGACAGATGGATTAACTGGGTTTATTAATGATGAAGATATAAGAGATTTAATATTAGATTATGAATATGAGAGAATTAGTAATATAAGTGAAGAATTGATAAGTATGGCCAATGATGTTTCTGGTAAAGATAATGTTTCGGTTATAGTGATAAAAGTATAA